The Nitrospirales bacterium genome includes a window with the following:
- a CDS encoding ABC transporter permease: MRGFIIRNVAQRLVLLFIASVLIHSIIHLAPGEPSAVDPMNPRMKPEDVAKIRAAFHLDDPLYMQYAYWVRDLFTGDLKSFKDNQPALPKIWRRFMNSVPLFLVAILITWTFAFPTGIYAAVRRGTVYDRFTNIIAYTLIAIPGFFLSYLLIQWVVETFGVPVIGMKTFGMEQADTFYRVMDRVWHLVLPSVMSGMLGVAVLSRYVRSQMLEVISQDFVRTARAKGVAEDDVIYRHALRNALLPFVTLLGLMLPGLIGGSVIFETIFAWPGLGRLGFEAIMSRDFSIVLTINVFAAALTLLGTLLSDILYGIVDPRIRLQ; this comes from the coding sequence ATGAGAGGATTTATCATTCGTAATGTGGCCCAGCGATTGGTCCTCTTGTTTATCGCGTCTGTCCTTATCCATTCGATTATTCATTTGGCTCCTGGAGAACCCAGTGCGGTCGATCCGATGAACCCGAGGATGAAGCCGGAAGATGTGGCGAAGATTCGGGCGGCTTTTCACCTGGATGATCCACTGTACATGCAATACGCCTATTGGGTGCGGGATTTGTTTACGGGTGATTTGAAATCGTTCAAGGACAATCAACCCGCCTTGCCGAAAATCTGGCGCCGCTTTATGAATTCTGTGCCCTTGTTTCTCGTGGCGATCCTCATTACCTGGACGTTTGCGTTTCCCACGGGTATCTATGCTGCCGTCAGGCGGGGGACCGTCTATGATCGATTCACGAATATTATAGCGTACACGCTCATCGCTATCCCGGGGTTCTTCCTCTCGTATCTCCTCATTCAATGGGTCGTGGAGACGTTCGGCGTTCCGGTAATCGGGATGAAAACCTTTGGCATGGAACAGGCGGACACGTTCTATCGCGTCATGGATCGCGTGTGGCATTTGGTGCTTCCTTCCGTCATGTCTGGAATGTTGGGGGTTGCGGTGCTGTCCCGTTATGTTCGCTCGCAAATGCTTGAAGTCATCAGTCAGGACTTTGTTCGAACGGCCAGGGCCAAAGGAGTGGCCGAGGATGATGTGATCTATCGCCACGCCCTGAGGAATGCTTTGTTGCCATTCGTCACGCTCCTGGGATTGATGTTACCGGGGCTGATTGGCGGTTCGGTGATTTTTGAAACCATTTTTGCATGGCCGGGATTGGGGCGACTGGGGTTTGAGGCGATTATGTCAAGGGATTTTTCGATTGTGTTGACGATTAACGTCTTCGCGGCCGCGCTCACCCTATTGGGGACTTTGCTTTCAGACATTCTGTATGGGATCGTCGATCCGAGGATTCGTTTGCAATGA
- a CDS encoding tetratricopeptide repeat protein — MVSRYILVVSMMIVSVSLNAGCSTKPESLPRTPLLAPSGTLPTAATFLKVGSERFAVGQWEAAKVQFEQALKAQPDLAEAHYDLALTLERLGDSEQARQHYIEAANLAPGHKIIWDSPPLRRYGNVPDKPANNASAPVLPSLGGGGGLGGFGGAGS, encoded by the coding sequence ATGGTCTCACGGTATATACTGGTCGTGTCGATGATGATTGTGAGTGTGTCGCTGAATGCCGGATGTTCGACTAAACCCGAATCGCTGCCTCGTACGCCTTTGCTGGCTCCGAGCGGAACATTGCCGACGGCGGCAACATTCTTGAAGGTCGGGAGTGAACGCTTTGCCGTAGGCCAGTGGGAAGCGGCCAAGGTGCAATTTGAGCAGGCATTGAAAGCTCAGCCAGATTTAGCCGAGGCGCATTATGACCTAGCTCTGACTCTGGAGCGACTCGGCGACTCCGAGCAAGCCCGGCAGCATTATATCGAAGCGGCAAACCTGGCCCCAGGTCATAAGATTATTTGGGACTCACCTCCTCTACGACGTTACGGGAATGTGCCGGACAAACCCGCAAACAATGCCAGCGCGCCAGTGTTGCCGAGCCTCGGCGGTGGGGGCGGTCTTGGCGGATTCGGGGGGGCTGGCAGTTAA
- a CDS encoding response regulator, which yields MNTTRQSFTVLVVDDNPGLITLIQKYLHREGFSTVIVQSGAEAITWLADHHADLMLLDLQLADISGVDLVQQLERRQRLLPFIVVTGHGDERLAVKMMKYGARDYVIKDDMLLELLPSIIVQTYEQIQREHRLLKAEEELNAERERLAITLASIAEGVITTDIEGRITSMNRVAEIQTGWHQYEALGHLADEVVQLVTSDKTTPREHPVRDVLQTGQTLHPIHHRLLRSQEGVERTVVTSTAPIRRQDKTILGAVLVLRDMTDRIRADQELLKASKLESLGILAGGIAHDFNNLLTGILGNISLSKVSLNPQTEPYGYLTEAEKASLRAKSLTQQLLTFAQGGAPVKNPLSLAPMITESATFALRGTKSRCEFDLPANLWGVEADREQLSHVIHNLVLNAHQAMPKGGTITIRGKNVSLSAHDVDHKVPLPNGRYVKITVEDQGIGIPSDYLTQIFDPYFTTKQSGSGLGLSTAYSVTKNHGGTMTVSSNLGQGTSLSLFLPATTSQVSPDVQTVPDSVTGEGKILVMDDDDSVRLLLEEMLGHLGYQVESVPDGGDAISRYQQAKAEHQEYSAVILDLTVPGGLGGKDTLEKLRQIDPEVRAIVASGYSNDPLLSRYTAFGFLGMVAKPFQLSELSEVLHRIMI from the coding sequence ATGAATACCACGAGACAATCTTTTACGGTGTTAGTGGTGGATGACAATCCAGGGCTCATTACGCTCATACAAAAATACCTTCATCGCGAGGGGTTTTCGACCGTCATCGTCCAAAGTGGAGCGGAAGCGATCACCTGGCTGGCGGATCATCACGCTGACCTGATGCTGCTTGATTTACAACTCGCGGATATCAGCGGCGTAGACCTCGTGCAGCAGCTGGAACGCCGACAACGGCTACTGCCATTTATCGTGGTCACGGGTCACGGCGACGAGCGGCTCGCTGTCAAAATGATGAAATACGGTGCACGTGATTACGTCATCAAAGACGATATGCTCCTCGAACTTCTTCCATCCATCATCGTTCAAACCTATGAGCAAATCCAACGCGAACATCGACTGCTAAAAGCCGAGGAAGAACTCAATGCCGAACGAGAACGGTTGGCCATTACGCTCGCGTCTATCGCCGAAGGGGTCATCACCACGGATATCGAAGGTCGGATCACGTCCATGAATCGAGTCGCAGAAATTCAAACTGGCTGGCATCAATACGAAGCCCTCGGCCACCTGGCCGATGAGGTGGTCCAACTTGTCACGTCAGATAAGACGACGCCACGGGAACACCCCGTCCGGGATGTCCTTCAAACAGGGCAAACCCTCCATCCCATCCATCACCGTTTGCTACGATCCCAGGAAGGTGTAGAACGGACCGTGGTAACGAGCACCGCACCTATCCGACGTCAAGACAAAACGATCCTGGGAGCGGTGCTGGTCCTACGAGACATGACTGATCGGATTCGAGCGGATCAAGAGCTTCTCAAGGCCAGTAAACTCGAATCCTTGGGCATCCTGGCTGGAGGCATAGCCCACGACTTTAATAATTTACTCACCGGTATTCTGGGAAATATTTCGCTTTCCAAGGTTTCCCTCAACCCGCAAACCGAACCCTACGGATACCTGACCGAGGCCGAGAAAGCCTCCTTGAGAGCCAAAAGTCTCACTCAACAACTTCTGACGTTCGCACAAGGTGGAGCGCCGGTGAAAAATCCACTCTCGCTAGCCCCGATGATCACGGAATCTGCCACCTTTGCACTACGAGGCACTAAAAGTCGCTGTGAGTTTGATCTTCCGGCAAACCTTTGGGGCGTGGAAGCGGATAGGGAACAACTCAGCCATGTGATCCATAATTTAGTCCTGAACGCCCATCAGGCCATGCCCAAAGGGGGAACGATCACCATCCGGGGTAAAAATGTTTCTCTTTCTGCGCATGATGTGGACCACAAGGTGCCATTGCCGAATGGCCGCTACGTCAAGATCACCGTTGAAGATCAGGGAATCGGTATTCCCTCCGATTATTTGACGCAAATTTTTGATCCCTATTTCACGACCAAACAATCCGGCAGCGGTCTTGGACTTTCCACTGCTTATTCCGTGACAAAAAATCATGGTGGCACGATGACCGTATCTTCAAATTTGGGACAGGGGACATCGTTGAGTTTGTTCCTGCCAGCGACGACCTCTCAAGTATCGCCAGATGTCCAAACAGTCCCCGATTCTGTCACTGGAGAAGGTAAAATTCTCGTCATGGACGATGATGACTCTGTTCGTCTCCTACTCGAGGAGATGCTCGGACATCTCGGGTACCAAGTCGAAAGCGTTCCCGATGGTGGAGATGCCATTAGTCGCTATCAGCAAGCCAAAGCGGAACACCAAGAATATTCGGCGGTGATTCTGGATTTAACAGTCCCTGGGGGATTGGGGGGTAAGGACACGTTGGAAAAGCTGAGGCAAATTGACCCTGAAGTTCGTGCTATCGTAGCCAGTGGCTACAGTAACGACCCCTTATTATCGAGATACACGGCATTTGGCTTTTTAGGAATGGTGGCGAAACCCTTTCAACTCAGCGAGTTGAGCGAAGTGCTTCATCGCATCATGATCTAA
- a CDS encoding ABC transporter substrate-binding protein, giving the protein MAIKRLLIFIPCVITVFLLQSYFWVPTYEKQASGNPGRLETYIEGSIGDAKILNPILNADMASATIVGHLFEGLLDLDEDLSLRGRLATRWEITEHAYLLVDPQRRFPDGTRMTGSELLRRIRADLTKEPLSDTLPEMRARIQSIRLLPPEKRREKVSVFAKDERGVPRSHDVSITITVPERIEFVLDSVDQDLFDRLIPVIGEGYLEQFPHADYIVLPPELSANLREKVQMKFPRILPVGEHNPQIVFHLRPGVKFHDGHEFDAKDVKFTYEAIMDPKNLSPRTSDFEPIKRIDIIDPLTVKVIYKRLFSPAINAWTMGMLPEHLLNQKRMQEEMTARGLSEEARESFGMRDSHFNLHPVGSGRFRFVEWHSDEYIHLTRFDDYWEGPAEYHDYYMRIIPDLFTQELEFQAGAVDYYGAQPHQVSRYKQDETYQHFSSLAFAYNYIGYNIRKPLFSDPDVRRALSMAINVDEMLKYLVYGEGEQITGPYPKNTEWYNPDVPPIPYDPDGARKLLKARGWKLNQDGVLEKDGQLFKFTLITNHGNPIRKNILSIAQNSWKKIGVKCKTQVFEWAVFLKDFVNTAEFDAVVLGWSMNADPDLYQLWHSSQVGPQQLNFVGYQNPLADELIVRIRQEYDKETQRILAHELHRVIYEDQPYTFLYAPLSTRVLDKKIVLVYREKDGKEYYRKIYPTKTGNEMFHFHRWRKLEFLPNLLM; this is encoded by the coding sequence ATGGCGATTAAACGGCTTCTGATCTTCATTCCTTGCGTCATCACCGTCTTTCTCCTTCAATCGTACTTTTGGGTTCCAACGTATGAGAAGCAGGCATCAGGGAATCCTGGACGATTGGAGACCTATATTGAAGGTTCCATCGGGGATGCGAAAATTCTCAACCCGATCTTAAACGCCGACATGGCTAGTGCGACGATCGTCGGTCATCTCTTCGAGGGGCTCTTGGATTTAGATGAAGACCTGAGTCTGCGGGGCCGTCTTGCGACGCGATGGGAAATTACGGAACATGCCTATCTGCTGGTCGATCCTCAACGCCGTTTCCCTGACGGAACCCGGATGACTGGCTCAGAGCTCTTGCGGCGGATCCGGGCCGATCTCACCAAGGAGCCTCTTTCGGATACGCTGCCAGAAATGCGCGCGCGCATTCAATCGATTCGTCTCCTCCCGCCTGAAAAGCGGAGGGAAAAGGTTTCCGTGTTCGCCAAAGACGAGCGTGGAGTTCCCCGAAGTCACGACGTCTCTATCACGATCACGGTGCCTGAACGCATTGAGTTCGTCCTGGACTCTGTCGATCAGGATCTCTTTGACCGTCTGATTCCGGTCATCGGGGAAGGCTACCTTGAGCAATTTCCACATGCTGACTATATCGTCCTGCCTCCGGAATTGTCCGCGAATCTCCGCGAGAAGGTTCAAATGAAATTCCCTCGAATCCTTCCTGTCGGCGAGCACAATCCGCAAATCGTTTTTCACTTGCGCCCTGGGGTGAAATTTCATGATGGCCATGAATTTGATGCGAAGGATGTCAAATTTACGTATGAAGCCATCATGGACCCCAAGAATCTCTCCCCCCGAACGTCCGATTTTGAACCGATCAAACGGATTGACATCATTGATCCGTTGACGGTCAAAGTGATTTACAAACGCTTGTTTTCTCCGGCGATCAATGCCTGGACGATGGGCATGCTCCCCGAACACCTTTTGAATCAGAAGAGGATGCAAGAAGAAATGACGGCGCGTGGACTCTCAGAGGAAGCTCGCGAGTCATTCGGGATGCGGGATAGCCATTTTAATCTTCACCCTGTGGGGTCGGGGCGATTTCGTTTTGTCGAATGGCATAGCGATGAATACATTCATCTCACGCGTTTTGATGACTATTGGGAAGGTCCCGCCGAGTATCACGACTATTACATGAGGATTATTCCCGATTTGTTCACCCAGGAACTGGAGTTTCAAGCCGGGGCGGTGGATTACTACGGAGCTCAGCCTCATCAAGTCTCTCGGTATAAACAGGATGAAACCTATCAGCATTTTTCGAGTCTGGCTTTCGCCTACAACTACATCGGGTACAATATCCGAAAGCCGTTATTTTCCGACCCGGACGTTCGTCGCGCCCTGAGTATGGCGATTAATGTCGACGAGATGCTGAAGTATCTCGTGTACGGTGAAGGCGAGCAAATTACCGGTCCGTACCCAAAGAACACCGAATGGTACAACCCGGATGTGCCGCCGATACCGTACGATCCCGATGGGGCGAGAAAACTCCTGAAAGCGCGCGGGTGGAAGCTCAATCAGGATGGCGTGCTGGAAAAAGACGGTCAACTGTTCAAGTTTACCTTGATCACGAATCATGGCAACCCGATCAGGAAAAATATTTTGAGTATCGCCCAGAATTCATGGAAAAAGATCGGGGTGAAGTGCAAGACCCAGGTTTTTGAATGGGCGGTTTTTTTAAAAGACTTCGTCAATACCGCCGAGTTTGATGCGGTGGTCTTGGGATGGAGTATGAATGCGGATCCTGATTTATATCAACTCTGGCATTCGAGTCAGGTTGGCCCTCAACAACTCAATTTTGTCGGCTATCAGAATCCTCTGGCCGATGAGCTCATCGTGCGCATTCGTCAAGAGTATGACAAGGAGACGCAGCGGATCTTGGCGCATGAACTTCATCGCGTGATTTATGAGGATCAACCCTATACGTTTCTCTACGCGCCGTTGAGCACGAGGGTGCTGGATAAGAAAATCGTGTTAGTGTACCGGGAGAAGGATGGGAAGGAATACTACAGGAAGATTTATCCGACCAAAACCGGAAACGAAATGTTTCATTTTCATAGATGGCGCAAGTTGGAGTTTCTCCCGAACTTGTTGATGTGA
- the lgt gene encoding prolipoprotein diacylglyceryl transferase has protein sequence MLVLNHLFALPYPEIDPIFFQLGPLAFRWYGLMYLLGLGAAYFVIKSRAADKHVNLTHEQLSDLIVFAAFGVFLGGRLGYILFYNPTFYLEHPLKIFAVWEGGMSFHGGLIGTCVALWLFSRRRGFPLYRIADLAAGAVPIGLGFGRLGNFINGELYGRATDVSWCMVFPHGGPNCRHPSQLYEAFLEGFVLFVILSIVNRRSTPPGTIFWSFLIGYGCARFFIEQFREPDSHIGFLFASLTMGQILCIPMILIGTFMLIRGYRTQARARQKT, from the coding sequence ATGCTCGTGCTCAACCATTTGTTCGCCCTTCCGTACCCTGAAATTGATCCAATTTTTTTTCAACTGGGACCCCTCGCGTTCCGTTGGTATGGCCTCATGTACCTGCTGGGCCTTGGGGCGGCATATTTTGTCATCAAATCTCGCGCCGCCGACAAACACGTCAATTTGACGCACGAACAATTATCGGACCTCATTGTCTTCGCAGCCTTTGGAGTCTTTCTCGGGGGACGGCTCGGCTACATCCTGTTCTATAACCCGACGTTCTACCTCGAACATCCGTTAAAGATCTTTGCCGTATGGGAAGGCGGCATGTCCTTTCATGGGGGACTGATCGGAACATGCGTGGCCCTCTGGCTGTTCAGCCGCCGACGTGGATTTCCACTCTATCGTATCGCGGATTTAGCGGCGGGGGCCGTGCCGATTGGCCTGGGGTTTGGCAGATTAGGAAACTTTATCAACGGAGAATTGTACGGACGGGCGACCGACGTGTCCTGGTGCATGGTCTTTCCCCACGGTGGTCCCAACTGCCGACACCCATCCCAATTGTATGAAGCGTTTCTCGAAGGATTTGTCCTGTTCGTGATCCTGAGCATCGTGAATAGACGGTCGACACCTCCCGGGACGATATTCTGGAGTTTTCTCATCGGATACGGGTGTGCAAGGTTCTTTATCGAACAATTCAGAGAACCGGACAGTCACATCGGATTTCTTTTCGCATCGCTCACCATGGGACAGATCCTCTGCATCCCCATGATCTTGATCGGCACATTCATGCTCATTCGAGGCTATCGAACTCAGGCGCGCGCGCGCCAAAAAACTTAA
- a CDS encoding sigma 54-interacting transcriptional regulator, producing MNYASPSLSRLRDAEIILDCIADGVMTIDLQKRVTFLNRAMKNLLGFRGELSEQVLACDVLVQSEICSSQDCVLERALRGERVDNFETFVKRHDGRLIPVSVNTDFLRDEGGQLMGLIEVIRDMSSTRELSQVIVEVNELKNRLEDQVNAHNMIGESRIMREIFAKLPAMAASSAATLITGESGTGKELLAYALHALGLRKHFPFVVVNCSSLSEGVLESEIFGHVKGAFTGAYYDKVGRFERAHRGTVFLDEVADIPLSTQVKLLRILESGHLERVGSNDTIHIDVRLVAATHQDLSAAVKAGTFREDLFYRIRVLAIDLPPLRSRMDDLPLFINYYLEKFNGKMKKHVRQISPKALEALMQYHFPGNIRELRNIMEHAFVCCDDTIIRFEDLPREIQHYRILHTKGRGSESLKNIEREAIYHVLSQTGWKYAEASKKLGIGRSTLWRKMKSYSIENIKKNVSN from the coding sequence ATGAACTACGCTTCCCCTTCATTATCTCGTCTTCGAGATGCCGAAATTATTCTCGATTGCATCGCCGATGGGGTGATGACGATTGATTTGCAGAAACGGGTGACGTTCCTCAATCGGGCTATGAAAAACCTGCTCGGATTCCGGGGGGAACTGTCAGAACAGGTTTTGGCATGTGATGTCTTGGTCCAAAGTGAGATTTGTTCCAGCCAGGACTGTGTGCTCGAGCGAGCCTTACGTGGAGAACGGGTGGATAATTTTGAGACCTTTGTGAAGCGGCATGACGGTCGTCTGATCCCGGTGAGCGTGAATACGGATTTCTTGCGTGATGAAGGCGGGCAGTTAATGGGGTTAATCGAAGTCATTCGCGACATGTCGTCGACTCGAGAGCTCTCCCAAGTCATCGTAGAAGTGAATGAATTAAAAAACCGGTTGGAAGATCAGGTGAATGCCCACAATATGATCGGAGAAAGTCGAATCATGCGGGAGATTTTTGCCAAGCTTCCCGCCATGGCGGCTTCAAGCGCGGCCACGTTGATCACCGGTGAAAGCGGAACCGGCAAAGAGCTCTTGGCCTATGCGTTACATGCGCTAGGTCTGAGAAAGCATTTTCCGTTCGTGGTCGTTAATTGTTCAAGTCTTTCGGAGGGGGTGCTTGAAAGTGAAATCTTTGGACATGTCAAGGGGGCGTTTACCGGTGCCTACTATGACAAGGTTGGGCGGTTTGAACGCGCGCATCGGGGGACCGTTTTTTTGGATGAAGTAGCTGATATTCCGCTTTCCACGCAGGTCAAACTCTTACGGATACTCGAAAGCGGGCATTTAGAGCGAGTCGGGTCCAATGACACGATTCATATCGACGTGCGTCTTGTCGCAGCGACCCATCAAGATTTGTCGGCGGCTGTCAAGGCTGGCACATTTCGTGAAGACTTATTCTATCGCATTCGGGTCTTGGCCATTGATCTTCCGCCCTTGCGAAGTCGTATGGATGACTTGCCGTTGTTCATCAATTACTACCTCGAAAAATTCAACGGCAAAATGAAGAAGCATGTGCGGCAGATTTCTCCCAAGGCGCTCGAGGCACTGATGCAGTATCATTTTCCCGGTAATATTCGAGAACTTCGAAACATCATGGAGCATGCCTTCGTCTGTTGCGATGATACGATCATCAGATTTGAGGACCTTCCTCGGGAAATTCAGCATTACCGTATCCTCCACACGAAGGGAAGAGGAAGTGAGAGCCTCAAGAATATTGAACGCGAAGCCATTTATCACGTGTTGTCACAAACCGGTTGGAAATATGCCGAGGCTTCCAAAAAATTGGGTATCGGTCGTTCGACACTTTGGAGAAAGATGAAGTCGTATAGTATAGAAAATATAAAGAAAAACGTTTCAAATTAG
- a CDS encoding Mrp/NBP35 family ATP-binding protein yields MPEENTRPAGQDGDPMTPKDNLIPGVEYVIAVSSGKGGVGKSTVTTNLAVALTKAGKTVGLLDADVYGPNIPTMMGVTKPPAKEDAKIIPAEGHGVKVMSMGFFVPEETPVVWRGPMVHGAIQQFFRDVVWGDLDYLLIDLPPGTGDVQLSLSQLVPLTGAVTVTTPQEVALQDVRKGIVMFQKVNVPILGVIENMSFYVCGHCGERSEIFSHGGGEKAAEKFGVPFLGRIPLDPEIRRGGDEGTPIVIANPSSPQAKAFTDMAAALITRTARESSEGKASISSLLGKIKKPMQEEK; encoded by the coding sequence ATGCCGGAAGAAAATACGAGACCAGCTGGCCAAGACGGTGATCCGATGACTCCGAAGGATAATCTCATCCCAGGGGTCGAGTATGTTATTGCCGTGAGTAGTGGGAAGGGTGGGGTTGGAAAATCCACGGTGACGACGAATCTTGCGGTTGCGTTAACAAAAGCTGGCAAGACCGTGGGGTTGCTTGACGCAGACGTGTACGGCCCGAATATCCCTACCATGATGGGTGTGACGAAACCACCAGCCAAAGAAGACGCGAAGATCATTCCAGCCGAGGGACATGGGGTCAAAGTCATGTCGATGGGATTTTTTGTTCCTGAGGAAACACCTGTTGTTTGGCGTGGGCCGATGGTGCACGGGGCCATTCAGCAGTTTTTCCGTGATGTCGTATGGGGCGATTTAGACTACTTACTGATTGATCTCCCGCCAGGAACTGGGGACGTTCAATTATCCTTGTCCCAATTGGTTCCGTTGACTGGAGCCGTGACTGTGACCACTCCACAGGAAGTGGCCCTTCAGGATGTTCGAAAAGGTATCGTGATGTTCCAAAAGGTTAACGTGCCCATTCTTGGGGTGATAGAGAACATGAGTTTTTATGTGTGTGGTCATTGCGGGGAGCGGAGCGAAATCTTTTCGCATGGTGGGGGGGAGAAAGCGGCTGAAAAGTTTGGTGTTCCCTTTCTTGGACGTATTCCTCTTGATCCCGAGATTCGACGGGGAGGGGATGAGGGGACGCCCATCGTAATCGCGAATCCGTCTTCGCCACAGGCCAAAGCGTTTACCGACATGGCTGCGGCTTTGATTACGCGTACGGCTCGTGAGTCGTCAGAGGGGAAAGCCTCCATTTCCAGCCTGCTGGGCAAGATTAAAAAACCGATGCAAGAAGAGAAGTAA
- a CDS encoding Rieske (2Fe-2S) protein, whose product MGEFVTIAKTDDLAPGNGLVAEVEGKSLAVFNVDGTYYVIDNTCVHRGGPLGEGDLDGETVTCPWHSWEFNVKTGACITNPAACVHSYPVSVKGSDIQVEIS is encoded by the coding sequence ATGGGGGAGTTTGTCACGATCGCGAAAACCGATGACTTAGCGCCAGGGAACGGCTTGGTAGCTGAGGTGGAAGGGAAAAGTCTGGCTGTGTTTAACGTCGATGGAACGTATTATGTCATCGATAACACGTGTGTCCATCGTGGAGGTCCACTGGGAGAAGGGGATCTTGATGGCGAGACGGTGACATGCCCCTGGCATAGCTGGGAATTCAATGTGAAGACCGGGGCCTGCATTACGAATCCTGCGGCCTGCGTACACTCCTACCCTGTTTCCGTGAAGGGTTCTGATATACAGGTGGAAATCTCGTGA